catattttctacatttcatgcagttgttgcgtgtttttcgggtcttttatcgaagagaagaatgtataacggccTTCCagataatcaccagatgataaaggctcTGGAATAttaagtttgcatatttctaatattctttgtctctgtattcttggtaaacttagaattaatgccttttttagatggggtaTAAAAAGataatataaaaggatttcaaggaacttctttttttttgacgtgggactacgtctaaccggaatatatgggggtaaaatgaaaacataaacactgaacatgcaggaaaaaatgcaagatttcgaatgcttataactcgaacattttctactgaatcggaaagatgtttgcatcaattgatagggaatatttctacgcatctatcgcaattaataaaattgttatttttcattagataaataattgaataactgtaaaattttaAGCGTTATACAAACGCCttaactgcctcgtttcgattggcccgctttacggtttccccaacacagacttcaaaaccaagcaaacAAATATAAAATCGCCTGTGGTGGCAGTAAAGAGATACATACTGGCAATAAGGACACAAATCTCGTATTTCGTTCTCTAATtcaatacttatactcatccactcacacaaTTACAAGAAGAACGTTCTGCAAACtatcaaaatttccattcattcattcatggagaattgattcagatgaacaaatgattactaagctaacggtagtcctacgtccaccttgcggttatatcacattaTTTCACTCacatctagtttttttttcaaggagaGAGATTACGTGAGTCTAGCAATGTGTTCGGACTTAATGGTGACTTTTTctgattgattattcaattttcgtgaattcgagcattgtttccgggtcaGTCCGCTCCTGGCGTTCGGCGCATGTGTGGCTGTTCTGTAGTGGCGTCGATTTTGTTATTTAATACCAGGTGTTTGGCATTCGCGCGCATGGTTTCACAGACcggaaattgaacttctctgtaatgttgccattgtgtatttttcaagctttattggcatttatttgaagaagagggtattattgaatgaaaagctgttttcttcgtcttcacTATGTTTTAATAGGTCATCTAAtccagcctcctcaaaacagagtaatttttgatactccaacacaaataacgaaattcgaattttttctctgttattaattcaaagtaagcaactgaatataattcatggaagtataaagagctataaaataacataaaaacgtattaatcgattgtggtttcattggagtaagaatcagaacatagcataactgcatgctcgaaacaaacatattttctacatttcatgcagttgttgcgtgtttttcgggtcttttatcgaagagaagaatgtataacggccTTCCagataatcaccagatgataaaggctcTGGAATAttaagtttgcatatttctaatattctttgtctctgtattcttggtaaacttagaattaatgccttttttagatggggtaTAAAAAGataatataaaaggatttcaaggaacttctttttttttgacgtgggactacgtctaaccggaatatatgggggtaaaatgaaaacataaacactgaacatgcaggaaaaaatgcaagatttcgaatgcttataactcgaacattttctactgaatcggaaagatgtttgcatcaattgatagggaatatttctacgcatctatcgcaattaataaaattgttatttttcattagataaataattgaataactgtaaaattttaAGCGTTATACAAACGCCttaactgcctcgtttcgattggcccgctttacggtttccccaacacagacttcaaaaccaagcagccttggggaaatcggaattgcaaatacacgaaagtagggggacttttgttctctccgaaatgtgttccctaacacagacttcaaaaccaagtagcgttggagaaatcgacattgcaaatagtgatccctgatttttgaaattaatcgttcatcagctaatcgaatacttttcagcagtttgctattcgatacgattaatcgccccaaataatcgattaatcgtcacactgagagaaataattagttagactaatatttcttatttgctagaaagccatctggaatcaaaaagtgttcattccgcctgaaaatcaattatcatcttctacgctcccctaaactcgcaAAAGATGCTCAATTCGTATTGACTGCATTGAGTTTCGTTTACGAGTCTAGGGGAGcaccaaagataatgattgaatttcaggataaaacgttttttttctgtgggtttggatcgattaatcgacgtaaattattcgttcgcttcgattattggttgcgtagtattcgttcgattaataacttATTCctttaggaagtattcgattaatcgattaatcgaacgattatcggggatcactaatacatgcaaatacatgaaagtagggggagcttttattcacaacaaaatgtgtttccctcacacatacttcaaatccaaggagcgtggggaagttggcattgcaaatacatgcaagtcggggcatttttgttccgactaaaatatgtttcctcaacacaggcttgcctttgtgcagactagagtgcgtttccctaacacggtcttctaaacttaggtagCTGGTAAAAtagtgcagacactagagacaaggcatttgttcaaactttttactcacaacgcaaatatattgaattcaattgaattcggagattgtttcatttaatcaaaaatttaatgaataaaaacaaatgattactaagctaaggtagtcccacgtcaaccttgcggttatatcatagatacaacccaccctttatttttcttgtttttttgtcgatattgttcattataaaaaaagtatccccgaaactgtaactgttaaaaattaccataagccaccgataagtttatagtttactgtttacaattcttccataagtgaaattctttcacaagtgtgtgtatgtatgaccattaaatttagcgaataactatacgaaagtcaaacatttatatgttGCTTTTGAaagtatgaatctaacgacgaatatatcaacgaatagttaatatatggatccgttcaatccagttacaaaagggactgtaatcaatgatcttatgcattatattcaatgaaaattccacggcactaacatttcattcaacaatattctagaatatgaaaaaaggcagttgtccaaaaaagttactcctatactcgcgttggTGTGTCAAAATAGTGGTACActtcccctttgtaccaacacatgcgttacgctaaacgatgacgaacgacgaataacgaagctaaagagaatcgcaaagtcgtagtgttgatattttttgagaaatgaacgaatttttCTACTGACATatcaatgcgcgagtataggagtgttaaatgtATCCACAGCGATGCGTGTCGATGCGTAATTCTGTTTGTTCCTTGAAGGCTTTTGTGTAGGAGAGTCGTTGAAGATTTGTTTTAAAGAAAGATAGAAAAACTAATAATTTTGGTAGTCTTGTATTATATACTTTTTTCGCTATAACTGTTTGAACAGGATCATAATAACAAACACAGTGAAATCAGTTGTATTTAGCTTTACGACAACGGTATTTGATGTCTATCATAATCAGATTGAAGAAACTGTTTCATACTTGGGTACCGTAGATTACATTCAACTCATTTTAAACTGTGCCGGGAAAATTTATCATTCTGAAGCTTCATTACAAATTTGATGCTATGCACAGAAATAGTGAATCGATTATGGCTTCGAAGGCAGGCGCGCGCCTTATATTGAGAAAACGTATCATTCTAGAATTCTGTGTTTTCCAGTGTAATGTTTGGGCAAGTTCAAAAACAGTGCAAACATTTCTAAATGGCCCTTATCGATGCATTTATTAACATAAGTGAAGGTTGTTGGATGCTGTGATAGCTAATAGATTGCGAACTTTATGAGAAATTTGCTACGTGAACTGAGAGAAAGTTTTCGATCCGATATGGAGGAGATAATTTGAATAATCATAACGCAGCATTTATCGTGCTGAGTGCTGAGAACCAGGGAATGGACTTTCAAGCTCATGTTATAAAGTTCATCAAAATTTTCTGCCGCcaatattggaaaaaatatttctagcccTATGAAACGGCTGTCGGAGCGTTTCCAATTCCTGATTCAACATTTTCGGCCCGCAGCATTCGCAGTCCGACGAGGAAGAATCCGATTCCACCCGTTCGATGGCTATTTTGTAGCGCTGAATTGTTTCCCGACAGTTGGTATGGAAGTCCTCGTAGCATTCCACCAAGTCATTGAAGTGAAAGCGCGCTTTTGGCGAATCGATAATGAAATCGGTATCGCTATCCGCCGATCTCGGTTCGATGAAAAGGGGTTCCACAAAAACGTTTGGAAACGTGGCCGGAAGGCTCGCGTTTTGATTGTTCTGTGTGGTGGCAGCGCTAGACAGCTGTGATACAATGGTTGTGTTTTCCTGTGTTGAAGGGGGCCTCGTAAAGGTTATCAAACCGTCGTCGTTTTCGCcgcaaatattcaaaaaagatgtGCCATCGTTTGGGTGGCGCTCGACGTCTTCTGCCAGAGCTTCGAAAAGTGGTGAAACTTCAACTGTTATTTGAGGAAGTTTGGGACGAGTTGAATTTTGAGGTTCGATGGCCTGTGCAAGCTTTTTCTTTACTTTCCTCCTGTAACGATACAGTTTATCTTGTGTCGTACGAGTTTCTAGATTAGGAAAACTTGTTTTTCCCTCCACTTTATTCGCATCCATTCGGAGAAACGATGTTTGAGGGGGCGGCAGTGGcttagttgtttttttccggttcTGTTCTACTAAATGGTTTGCATTTTCCCTTTCAAATTCATTTCGATTTTCTCGAAGGGTTGTCCTTTTTGGGGTTTCATCTGCGAGGAACCTTTTTTGTGCCGAGAAGAACTCCGGCACTGGCAAATGTGCTGGCGGAATGTTTTTCGCCTTTTTTAACGATTGTTCGGTATCCTTCCGGAAATTCTTTGGGGTTGACGAGGGAATATCGAAAAAGTCAACCTTTTGGCGTGTGTCAAACTGGTGCCGAGCGAATTTTTCCAACTTACACTGCTTTGTCTTTACCACCTGTTCGTTGAAATCGTTTGTTTGTAACCATTTGGTACACTTTTCGAAGGTGGTGTGACGGTCCTCACCCTGCTGGCTTACCCTATATAGGATGTCATCGTCATCTCGCTGGTCATTGGCGATTTCGACAGATTTCATCCTGTGTGATTGATGACTGTGTGCTGATGTTGGCCGATGGTCTCTGGTGACTGTGGTAATGAGATTCTGTTTCACGCGCTTAGAGCTGTCCTTGTATTGGTTTAGGCAACGCTCTAAACACTTTCTCACAATCGGTTCGCTCAGCTGGGTCAAAATGTCGTTTTCGGGGAAAGTTATCACAATCAGGAAATCGATCTCGAATTTTTGCTGCGTTAGTATATCGTTGGTTGTGGGTAAAAAATCGTTACTTGGCTTGCCGTTGATGAAAGTCAATTGTATTGGTGCCAGGTTCGATCTAACTTCGCGTTGGCTGAAGAAACACTCCACCGAGATGTTATCCTTGCTACATGCGACAGTGCAAATGTCTGTTTCAGTTATTTCGTAAAGCTCGCAGTATTTTGGCAGCAAAGCATTCAACATGTAGAAGGAGAAAACAAGTTAGACATTCTGTCATTGATATGCAAATGAAAGGGGTTTCATTACACTTACTTCTTGCTTTCGAAGACCACCTCCGATGTGGTTAGGTCAATCAGCGAGAATGTCCTGTCATAATGAGCCAAGGCCAGCGTTCGTAAATCCACCAACAGTTTGCGATAGTTCTCCTTCAATGTTTGGTTTCGTTTCCACGCTGGTTCGTCACAAAAGACATTCTTCAAGGTCACCGTCGTTCCTTTTGATCTTCGCCCATGATAATACTGTGAGACCGATTCGAAGTTCAGCTGGGAACTCTCGCTCGTGACGGAAGCTTGCTTGAATAGCTTCGAATGAAATTCCCCATCGTGAATAGATTCGATAAGCACCTCTTCGCACTTGCCGATAATATCCGACAGCGAAGAGCTCGTGAGCCGAGCGAATGTTTTTGTTTGCCTGTTCTGTTCGAAATCTATGTTCAGTAGACAGCTGTTcccaaaggttttttttcgatgagtAGCAAATTGTAGCACTGAGGATAATAAACAAATGGAGGGGGAGCCCTTACCAGTTTCCAATACTTTGTAGATCCGCTTTGCTGATTCCATTCCCATTGTCAAGTACTTGTACCCAGAGCAACTCCAAACAAATTCGTATCGCGATGGTGGAACTGTGCGCGTCAAGGCAATTTTTGAGCTGCGAAACGAGGTAACGGGTaaccaaaaatagaatggaACATATGTAAGCGCTGCCGCTATTCCCATGTTTACTCACTAATGCGAGGATTATTTCCGCCAATGTTTCCATCAAAGGTGAGTCGCGAATTATTTACAATCTGATTGATGACGCTGATGGCACAGAGCGGCAGTAAGCGATGAGTACTTTGATTCGTTGCTTTCACTATGGTGCACAGGATGAGACCAACCCAATGAATGTGGACGAATGATGACACTTTTTTGTCATGTTCAGTTCTGTTTTGATTGGATATTTGTGAAGAATaactgtttcaatttttttcagagaCAGCCCATATTCCAATAAATCTCCATAATATTTCAAAGGACGCTTCCATAGATCGAAAGCATCATCATTACATTCAACTGTTTAATCTAGTATTGTATAGTGAACATAGTTGGCTTGTGTGCTCATTATGCCAGACTCAAAAAAAAGGGGTTGAAATCACGttgtttcatttatttatctGGACTGTAGCGATATATCTCGTTCTAATTATCCTTTCGATTGAACGTTTCATAGCGCTGCGGATTACCTATCGGCCAAGGTAGCATTTATTAGCTATCCGTTTGTGCCGTTCGTTGT
The Toxorhynchites rutilus septentrionalis strain SRP chromosome 2, ASM2978413v1, whole genome shotgun sequence genome window above contains:
- the LOC129767875 gene encoding uncharacterized protein LOC129767875, coding for METLAEIILALLKNCLDAHSSTIAIRICLELLWVQVLDNGNGISKADLQSIGNCCLLNIDFEQNRQTKTFARLTSSSLSDIIGKCEEVLIESIHDGEFHSKLFKQASVTSESSQLNFESVSQYYHGRRSKGTTVTLKNVFCDEPAWKRNQTLKENYRKLLVDLRTLALAHYDRTFSLIDLTTSEVVFESKKLNALLPKYCELYEITETDICTVACSKDNISVECFFSQREVRSNLAPIQLTFINGKPSNDFLPTTNDILTQQKFEIDFLIVITFPENDILTQLSEPIVRKCLERCLNQYKDSSKRVKQNLITTVTRDHRPTSAHSHQSHRMKSVEIANDQRDDDDILYRVSQQGEDRHTTFEKCTKWLQTNDFNEQVVKTKQCKLEKFARHQFDTRQKVDFFDIPSSTPKNFRKDTEQSLKKAKNIPPAHLPVPEFFSAQKRFLADETPKRTTLRENRNEFERENANHLVEQNRKKTTKPLPPPQTSFLRMDANKVEGKTSFPNLETRTTQDKLYRYRRKVKKKLAQAIEPQNSTRPKLPQITVEVSPLFEALAEDVERHPNDGTSFLNICGENDDGLITFTRPPSTQENTTIVSQLSSAATTQNNQNASLPATFPNVFVEPLFIEPRSADSDTDFIIDSPKARFHFNDLVECYEDFHTNCRETIQRYKIAIERVESDSSSSDCECCGPKMLNQELETLRQPFHRARNIFSNIGGRKF